From Aegilops tauschii subsp. strangulata cultivar AL8/78 chromosome 5, Aet v6.0, whole genome shotgun sequence:
GACAAGGAGCCGGAGAAGAATctcgattcgatcaagcaggatGAGCAGAGCCCTATGGTAGTGGTGGCTAGCCATGCCAGTCCGACCCCCCAGGTTGATGAGCAGCTCGCGTTCCTTGAACTGGTCGATCGCATGGACAAGTTGAATTTGGCTGAGATGCACGCGGAGAAAGTCAAGGCGCTCATGGTTTACGACCCCAAGAGGAAAGACGAAGTCCCGAGCCGCTTCTGCAGCTTCCACCTTGCCAACTTCGACCTCGATGAGATGTCGAAAGTCCGCTTCTTGGGCCGCCTTATGAAGAATCTGATGCATGTAAGATGGCCGCTTCATCCATCAATGTCATCTGCGTGAGGGTTGTCAAAGCCGGTCCCGGTTTCCCGGTCGAGGTTTACGGTAAAATCATTGCGAGGGATGAGGTCGACTACAAATGCGTCTCTCTGTTCGATCGTGAAAGGGACAATGCCCAGCTGATCAACTCTGAGCAGGATGTGCTAGCTCTGACAGGTCCGTGCCGAGCATTGGTTACTATGGGCTTGTTGTTTTTTGAGTTTGATTTGAAGATCAAGGGCAAGGGTGAGCCAGATGAGGATGCACAGTTTAGCAAAGGCGTAATAGCGTACTATCATAACCCGTATAACAAGCGCATCATCGAGCAGCTACCGAGTTTCGAGAGCACGGTGAAGTTGGTATTGCAACATGTGGCGGCTCCGGTCGCAGCTAGCGTCGAAGTCAATGTTGTGAAAAAACAGCCTGGTGATGCTGTTGCCCACTTTGATGGGAAAATAACAGTTGGGACTAGCAGAAATTATAGACAGCATATGGTTGTTTATGATGGCAATCTGCCTAGCCCTGGATCGTAATCTGGTGGCTGTCCAGGGTCCTGTATATGACACCGCATTCGAGGAAGATGAACAGATGACACTATGTTTGTTTTCTTGACGCGGGTTCTGAGATTGAGGATGAGGATTATACTAGTCCTGAGGAAGAGGATTATATCAGTGCCGACGAAGAGGATGTGGATGATGATGACATTGGTGTGCTCGACGaacaagaaggccaagaagaatgcGACGAAGTGGAAGACCGTAACAATATTGTCACTCTCAAATACCCTTTGATGAGTAAGGCTGTGTGGGAGAACCTTTCCCACAAACTGGAAGTAGAGGTCAAGTGGAGTGCCATCCCTCCTGCGCGGTTTGATGATGAATTCATAACAAGGCTGGCTATCCTTCCAAGAGGTTACAGGACGCCGAATTATCGTTGGGGTCCGTTCTTTGAGTGAAGAGTGATATTGTATCTTCTTGCTTGCTATGTCTTATTTTGCATTGGTTAATTGCTATGCTTATTCTGCTGGGCGAACTCGTTCTTGATGTAAAATATTGGTTGGACTTGGCAGCCTCTCCCTAAGTATGTCGTAGCATTAAGAATTGTGGCTCTTTTGGGTTTCTTAGCAATGGGTGTAATCTTAGTGCATAAATTTCAGACTGCATGTTATGTAATTGGAATCTTGTGCAGCCATTTACGTAAGtgaagagcatctacagccggaacCTATACGCCCGCGGGCCCGTCCGAACGCGTCCGCGGACATTCATCGTGCAGTCCTCAAATCCGCGCATCCACGGCCGCGTATCTCATATCGGGCACCCTATATTCATATAAAATCATGCAACATAGTACATAGATCACCAGATGGACAAAATCGACTGGAAACGGACATATAAACCGATAGTAAATgggcataattcacatatataacatcaccaaaatatcatcaaacgGGTCATAGTTCACATAGTTCAAACATCTGGCAAATTCTAACTCTATACTAGGAGCCATATTATATGAGAGGGCGGGGCTTCACCACTTCTTCGCCGGCCCTTTGCCCTCCCGGTTGCTGGCGCTGCTGTAGGATTCCGCGGGTGGAGGTGGGTCGATATTGGAGCCGTCGGAGTCGGACCCGTCATCGGAGGAGGAatcgaagatgaagatgaagcCCTTCAAGCGTCGGACGATGCAATCTTGCTTGTGCTTGAGCTTGGCCACCCTCACCGCCTCCCACTCGGACTGCTCAATGTCGAGCCCAAGCGCCTTGGCGTTGATCCTCCGGAGCCGCCGGGCGTTCGTCTCCACTGTCGTAAGTGACTGGCGGTACACCCACCGGAGGAGACGCTCATCCGCGTCGGGCACCGCCTGCAtcacgcggcggcggcggcaggaggaCTGCGTAGCCGCTCCGACGCGGCCCCCATCTCCCATGCCCTCTGCCTTTCGCGCGGGTGACGCGCGCCTCCGATTCCGTAGTCTGCATCCACGCCGCCGGCGGAGCAGGCATGTAgtatcgaaagtatgtctagaggggggtgattatactacttgaccaaataaaaatctagccttttctcAATTTTAGtttttggcagattttagcaacttagcacaagtcaagcgatcaacctacacatgcaattctaagagtataacagcggaatgtaaaacaattgcatatgaaggtaaagggaggagtttaagggagcaaacgcaatgttgacacggagattttttatccgtggtttcgataggtggtgctatcgtacatccacgttgatggagacttcaacccacgaagggtaacggttgcgcgagtccacggagggctccacccacgaagggcccacgaagaagcaaccttgtctatcccaccatggccgtcacccacgaaggacttgcctcactagggtagatcttcacgaagtaggcgatctccttacccttacaaactccttggttcaactccacaatcttgacggaggctcccaagtgacacctagccaatctaggagacaccactctctaagaagtaacaaatggtgtgttgatgatgaactccttgctcttgtgcttcaaatgatagtctccccaacactcaactctctctcacaggatttggatttggtggaaagaagatttgagtggaaagcaacttgggaaggctagagatcaagatttatgtggttgaaataggatatcttgacctcaacacaagtgtaggtggttctctctcagaaaatatgtgttggaagtgtaggcatgttctgatggctctctccacgaatgaagaatGGGTAgtggggtatatatagcctccacacaaaatctaaccgttacacacaaatcaccaaactcgatgggaccgattcagagaactcggtcagaccgatttggttcataatgtgaccgttagggttttcggtgggaccgacacgtcaactcggtgagaccgatttcgttagggttagggcataacgtaatctcggtgaaaccgattacacaaactcggtgagaccgattttggtaatagacaaacagaagagttggtcaggcaaactcgatgggaccgattcgtccatctcggttggaccgaaacgttataAAAAAGAAACAGAGTGAAACTGTACAAGTGTAACAACATCCGGACCGTTGATATAAATCCAAAAGCTCACTGTTGGACAAGGGATAAACCCGCCTAGCTACTACCAAGTTGTTAGACAAGTTCCATCAACTTTAACCTATGACCATAATGCCAAATTCCTCAGCTGGAGCTGTCATGGGTCAGTCGCATCATCACCGCCACGCAATATCGTTGCAGGATCCGACGAAAAGGCGGACATACAGATATGGTGGAATGCAATTTGCTCGTAACAAGGTGCCGAGTCCTTGTCAATGGAAAGCACTTGGAATGAACGATGTATGCAACGCACGTAAGCCGATCCGATCCGATCCATCATTCATCCATACACACGCACGAAAGAAAGAAATTGCGTGTAAAAGGCGGCATTTGAACGCATCAAGAAGAACCTGATTACAGGGAGGCCACATCCCATATATGCCGCTAGCACTTTTGTGTTTACTGCTGCAGGAAAGCGAGTGGGTAACTAAAGCAGCATGAGGTAAAGCAACAGGGCGTGGCATGGACCAAATCCGTCTCCTTTACCGGCGCCCGATTCTGTTAAACAAATGTGGCTGCATGCTTGCTTGGGGTGCTTTTGTCGGCCCCTCTATTCTTATATGCCCGTCAGATCCAGCTCTGCATTACCTTAATCATTAAGCACTACCATGTAGGAGTACACGCCTAAGGCTCCATGACATTGCTGCAACCGTGGGATGGTGAAAAGAAGTGACATTCTGAGGCCTGGCATTCTCAAAACCATGTGTCAAAATTGTGTTCAGGAGGCGGCATTGCAGGTTTTCAGAGTTTGTGATGATATAATTAACATAACACTTTCAGAGTTGGTGATGATATAACTAACATAATACTATGATATGAAGATTTAGCGTTGCAACTGAAATGTGATTCAGTGGGAGTGCTCTTGACAGTTGAAGAACCATATAAAAATCCATGTAAAAAAAGGTGCACAGAATGGCTCTGAGAAAATAAAACATGAAATGCAATACTTTGCGGTTTTTAATTACTTTGCGGGAGAAAAAGTAGAAAAGGAAACGCGGGCAAATATGAATGCGACGAATAATTCGGAAAAGGTGAAAGTTTGAGAAACACAAAAAAAGATGGAGTGCCAGATCATACACACACGGATCCACACAAGCTAAAAGCAGTCAAAACagagaaaaggaaaaagagaagCAAGTTGGTAGCTTGGCTATGTAAGCTTTGAGCCTAGCCAGAGGCCGTTGGTAGGGAGGAGTGATATGCACTGAGCAGcagcagcggcagcggcagctCGAGCAAACCTGCATTGCACTCCATCAAGAATTCAGGATGAATCACGGGCAGCAGCAGGCGTACCACCTGAGCAACACGGTGATCGGCTACCTCAACCTGCTCACGCTGCTCGCCTCCATCCCCATCATCGGCGCCGGCCTCTGGCTGGCGCACGCCGCCTCCGCTGCCCCGGGCCCCACGTGCCAGTCCGCGCTGCAGGCCCCGCTCCTCGCCGTCGGCTTCGTGGCCTTCCTAGTCTCGCTCCCGGGCTTCGTCGGCGCGCGCTACCACGTCTCCTGGGCGCTCTGGCTCTACCTGgtcgccgtcctcctcctcgtgcTCTTCCTCCTCGGCGCCACCGTGTTCGGCCTCGCCGTcacggcgggcggcggggggcggacGGTCCCCGGGAGGCCGTACCGCGAGTACCGGATGCGGGACTACTCGCCGTGGCTGCGGGGCCACGTGTCCGCCGACCGCTACTGGCGCACGGCGCTGGCGTGCGTGGCCAGCTCCAGGGCGTGCCCCAAGGTGGCCGGATGGACGCCCGACGACTACATGCGCCGCGACCTCACGCCCGTCCAGTCCGGATGCTGCAAGCCGCCCACGTCCTGCGTCTACGGCGGCGACGGGCTGACGGGGCAGGGcccggcggtggtggcggtgcaGGACGAGGACTGCTTCCGGTGGCAGAACGACCCGGCGGTGCTCTGCTACGGCTGCGACTCGTGCAGGGCCGGCGTGATGGAGCAGCTGCGCCGCCACTGGCACAACGTCACCATCGTCAACgccgtgctgctgctgctgctcatCGCCGTCTGCTCCTGCGGCTGCTGCGCCTTCCGCAACGCCCGACGCGCCGAGTACGCCTACGGCGGCCGCATGTCCAAGATCCACCCGCGATGGGATTACTTCTGGTCCGTCCTACTTTCCCTCTACTTCGTTCATGTCAATTTACTCACCATTTGCATGGTATACATTCATTCATTTGCTTACTTATCCATGCGAATCTATGTATGAATCAGGTCAAGGTGGTGGCGTGGCCACAGAGAACAAATCTATTGACTCAAGCCTCCTTGGTTCACATGGTCTGGTGGTTCCCACGGAAAGGGGGGCTTAATTATTGGTTTGGAATTTGTATGAACAAATAATTTCCAAGCGTTTTTAGTCTAAACTAGAGTCATTAGACAGATAAGAGTTTGCTCCACATGTATGTACCGCGTATCAAGTAAAGTACGTGATTTTTTACATTTTCTCCCATTGTGATTATGTGTGTCGTCGTGTATTCTGTTATTATTGCTCATCTACAAAAATTCAAGCTGACAATGGAGATTACCCAGACGGGTATTGGACTCTCATCCCCATCCCCGCGACAGTCGCACCATACCCGTTACCATCCCCGCACCCCCCGCGAGGATAAAAAGTTTCACATCCTCATCCCAGTGGGGAGAACCATATACGCAATCAATAAcaaccactactagggaaaaccttatacacaaaaACTTAGCAGCAGCGTTGTTTATAAACAAATGCTACTGCTAATTATCAGTAGCGAGTTTCAGGAAACCGTGCTACTAATAGcccagtagcagtagcgctctagatgaaacgctactactataattgccacgatgttgcctccaggctagatatagtagtagcgcccttcttctggacgcgctactgctaaagtacttagtagtagcgtttTTCTTCAAAACTCGTTGCTGCTAAGTATCACCCTCCTTgcaactaattaagtttagtcccatactgctaagcgaacaaggtgtttaccaccttaaatatgttacttctcaaactatctcgagcacttggtcttcattgaactatatgtgtaggatttgtggctgcaatatgaatccTCACCTGTACCTATACAGGTACggtgaggattcatgttgactatttagattctacacaaaaagatcaacgatgaccaatgtatatttttgatgtttttacattgcttagacttagcagtagcgtttttttaggacaaagcgctactgatattgggcttagcagtagcgcgctccctgtacccgcgctactgctaaagcaaAACAAAACACGCGGCCCGGCCGGCCCCCCGCACGGTCGTCTCTCAATCGTCCCCCTCCGCCCGACGCCGGCAGCTGTGGTTAGGGTTtctcctccgccaccgccgccgcaggtAATGCTCCTCCCCCCTCTCGCCGCCCCTCCGCTGCTCCTCCACCATCTTGCCGCCCACTCTGTCGCTGGCCGCGAGCTCTGGCCAGGCGCCTTTGGCCGACCGCCCTCGATCCCCTCGCCGGCCGCTGTCGTCACCCCCTCTCGTAGGAAAGTCACCGGCCTTCCCCTCGTCAGCACCCCCGACCGAGGTCaccattgttggaaatatgccctagaggcaataataaatggttattattatatttctttgttcatgataattgtctattgttcatgctataattgtattatccggaaatcgtaatacatgtgtgaatacatagaccataacgtgttcctagtaagcctctagttgactagctcgttgatcaacagatagtcatggtttcctgactatggacattggatgtcattgataatgggatcacatcatttggagaatgatgtgatggacaagacccaatcctaagcatagcacaaaagatcgtgtagttcgtttgctagagcttttccaatgtcaagtatcatttccttagaccatgagatcgtgcaactcccggatgccgtaggagttctttgggtgtgccaaacgtcacaacgtaactgggtgactataaaggtgcactacgggtatcttcgaaagtgtctgttgggttggcacggatcgagactgggatttgtcactccgtatgacggagaggtatctctgggcccactcggtaatgcatcatcataatgagctcaatgtgactaaggagttagccgcgggatcatgcattacgatacgagtaaagagacttgctagtaacgagattgaacaaggtattgggataccgacgatcgaatctcgggcaagtaagataccgattgacaaagggaattgaatacgggatttattgaatcctcgacatcgtggttcatccgatgagatcatcgtggaacatgtgggagccaacatgggtatcccgatcccactgttggttattgacgggaaaggcgtctcggtcatgtctgcatgtctcccgaacccgtagggtctacgcacttaaggttcggtgacgctagggttgtagagatattagtatgcggaaatccgaaagttgttcggagtcccggatgagatcccggacgtcacgaggagttccggaatggtccggaggtgaagaattatatataggaagtccagtttcggccaccgggaaagtttcgggggttatcggtattgtaccgggtccaccggaagggtcccgggggtccactgggtggggccacctatcccggagggccccatgggctgaagtgggaagggaaccagcccttagtgggctggggcgcccccttgggcctccccctgcgcctagggttggaaaccctaggggtggggggcgccccacttgccttggggggcaagccacccccttggccgccgccccccctcagatgggatctccagggtggccggcgcccccgcaggacccctataaatagtggggggagggagggcagcaacaccacagcccctagcgcctccctctccccctgcaacacctctccctcccgctagtgcttggcgaagccgtgccgggatcccgctacttccaccaccacgctgtcgtgctgttggatctccatcaacctctccttcccccttgctggatcaagaaggaggagacgtcgctgctccgtacgtgtgttgaacgcggaggtgccgtctgttcggcactcggtcatcggtgatttggatcacgacgagtacgactccatcaaccccgttcactagatcgcttccgctcgcgatctacaagggtatgtagatgcactccttccctctcgttggtagtagactccatagatggatcttggtgatgcgtaaaaaaatttaaaattctgctacgatccccaacagtggtatcagagccaggtctatgcgtagttactatgcacgagtagaacacaaagcagttgtgggcgtagatgttgtcaatttttcttgccactactagtcttatcttgtttcggcggtattgtgggatgaagcggcccggaccgaccttacacgtacgcttacgtgagacaggttccaccgactgacatgcactagttgcataaggtggctagcgggtgtctatctctcccactttagtcggaacggattcgatgaaaaggttccttatgaagggtaaatagaaattggcatatcacgttgtggttttacgtaggtaagaaacgttcttgctagaaacctatagaagccacgtaaaaacttgcaacaacaattag
This genomic window contains:
- the LOC109777194 gene encoding tetraspanin-6, whose amino-acid sequence is MNHGQQQAYHLSNTVIGYLNLLTLLASIPIIGAGLWLAHAASAAPGPTCQSALQAPLLAVGFVAFLVSLPGFVGARYHVSWALWLYLVAVLLLVLFLLGATVFGLAVTAGGGGRTVPGRPYREYRMRDYSPWLRGHVSADRYWRTALACVASSRACPKVAGWTPDDYMRRDLTPVQSGCCKPPTSCVYGGDGLTGQGPAVVAVQDEDCFRWQNDPAVLCYGCDSCRAGVMEQLRRHWHNVTIVNAVLLLLLIAVCSCGCCAFRNARRAEYAYGGRMSKIHPRWDYFWSRWWRGHREQIY